In Psychrobacter immobilis, a single genomic region encodes these proteins:
- a CDS encoding succinate dehydrogenase iron-sulfur subunit, translating into MSRGTRTIEIYRYDPDLDAAPRMQTYTIELLDSDRMLLDVLLRLKKEDETLTFRRSCREGICGSDGMNINGKNGLACLINMNTLPEKVTVRPLPGLPVVRDLVVDMNQFYEQYEKVHPYLINDQPAPPTERLQSPEQREKLNGLYECILCACCSTSCPSFWWNPDKFLGPSALLHAYRFVADSRDGDTQARLARLDDPFSLFRCRGIMNCVSVCPKGLNPTKAIGHLRNMLIDQAG; encoded by the coding sequence ATGAGCCGAGGTACTCGCACCATCGAAATCTATCGCTACGATCCTGATCTGGACGCAGCGCCGCGCATGCAAACATATACGATTGAGTTGTTAGACTCAGATCGTATGTTGCTTGACGTGTTATTACGCCTGAAAAAGGAAGATGAAACACTGACCTTCCGTCGCTCTTGCCGTGAAGGTATTTGTGGCTCTGATGGCATGAACATCAATGGCAAAAATGGTCTAGCGTGTCTCATTAACATGAACACTCTGCCAGAAAAAGTCACGGTTCGTCCATTACCAGGTCTACCTGTTGTTCGCGATTTGGTTGTTGATATGAACCAATTCTATGAGCAGTATGAGAAAGTACATCCTTACTTGATCAATGACCAGCCAGCACCGCCGACAGAGCGTTTGCAGTCACCTGAACAACGCGAAAAGCTAAACGGTTTGTACGAATGTATTCTATGCGCATGCTGTTCAACCAGCTGCCCATCGTTCTGGTGGAACCCTGATAAATTCTTAGGTCCATCAGCACTACTGCATGCTTATCGCTTCGTGGCTGATAGCCGTGATGGTGATACGCAAGCACGTTTGGCGCGCTTAGATGATCCATTTAGCCTATTCCGTTGCCGCGGTATCATGAACTGTGTATCAGTTTGTCCAAAAGGTTTAAACCCAACCAAAGCAATTGGTCATTTACGTAATATGCTCATTGACCAAGCAGGTTAA